One Acropora palmata chromosome 2, jaAcrPala1.3, whole genome shotgun sequence genomic window, ATCTTGTAAAGCCCAGATTTTGGAAACGCGCGTGGATTTTGTTGAGACgcgaagtgaattatttcaaaaacaagtgcgGTGACCccactattttcttttaaaattgggTAGTGTAGACTAAGAGGAAACTActggtaaaattaaaagaaattctctGGACCGGATTTATAGCCACTCAAAAATTACGGTTTTTAGCAATTACGTAAAATCTGCTccagagaatttttttaaactctctATAATTGCTccggttttcatgtaaaattggataaaattaagaaaaaaaggggTCACCGAGTTAATTTTTGCGCTATTAGCGTTAGAAGCTCCATGATGGCTCCTCTTCAGAACCATatgctgttgctatggtaaccgctgatgacgtcacgtgagTGTGTTTTGGTTCACTGATGATCGAGCTAATAACTGTTACCAAGAAACTATAAGAAAAgctattattttgcttttttgaatccgtcaaatgtcaaagtgctagaaaacctaaaaactattgtgagcctccttaaaCTCATTGTTCTAAAAGTCGTTCTAATGAGATGTTAAGAATTTCATAGTTCAACATTGCCAGAAGCTAGGCCCAAGGCTTTCTGGattaaaatgcaaatgtaTTACGAATGTgtaaattaacaattattcaacgaggcgcgtagcaccgagttggttataatcattttatgtccagcaagcccgagtagaataattgttttattaaaaattccaaTATTAACACCTCTTCCACGTTGATTTGATTCCGGTTCAAAACAGCTTTTGTCGGCCATTATTACTTTTTAtcaaagctgcaaaaatgCTTTCAGCTCGCTTTCTCGCTGACGCGTCCCTTGACCATATTAGGTACAGCAGGTATATGAACTGATAGCCTGTGTCCGGCGAGCCATTGAAAATGCTGGTTAAGTttgatttttaataatatatttaacaattatttctcgagcctgaatgggctctgaagcaatagcccattcggccttcggcctcatgggctttTGATTCacaggccatgagggcgagaagaataattgttctagtaaaatccaactagttggtcaaaaaatataTCGAGACGAAACATCTTCCGccagttaaagctagactttaatccattttttgccgccaaaacattacaattatggccggcgcttttcgctactagagggctataacatatagcctagtagcagctcaaccaatcagaacgtagCAATGacaatagaccactagttggattttactaattaacaattgtTCAACGAGTGCgctggatatgagatgatacaTAATCATCttatatccaacaagcgcgagtggaataattgttttattgaaaacGCCACCAAGATATTAGAAAAATCTTCTTCACTTTaatttgtgagaagaaaccggatgttacaatgtacagataatttttaaatgtgtaaattgtctcaacttgcattgttttgctttgactaacacaaatgcttaaattgtcaaaataaagtttttaccttgaaatattttcatgccattcTTCgaggctttctttatgctccctggtgttgcgtttgctaatagttcaatgacttccttttcattcaactccggtgcgaagcgattttcgccggcctccattgtttcttgagggaaaaatttttagctcctttttaaatttagctgacgcgtacgcttaccatatttggagattatggtatattggctcatataccataatagctaagccaataaaaagtcttgaattgcataatccaatgatccagttaaTAATACATTTTATATTATGCTATATTATGATGTATCACCTATTACAAAAAGCGAATTCAGAGTGTGTTCCTAAGTTATGGAACATAAACGCAGATCCAACTCAGTACCTGCTGTGTCACTTTTAATTCTTCTGTAAAGCTCCTCGAGCCTTTTCTTTGACGTGTGCGCTATATATAaccattattattgatattgttattattgtcattattgttattactattattaccattatgaTTTTGACTGTTATTATAACTATCTTTATAACAAGAATATGGCTTTCCACAGAACGTTTCAGTGAAGATGACGACAACGATGATGACgaagaaatggatggttcaGGATCCACATCGGAATCTGGAGAGGGAGAAGATTTGGCAGAATCTGGAGATTCTAGCCAAGGGGAATcagatgaaaacaaaccaaagaGTTCTACAACAAAATCACATGATTCAGAGGGTTCTGCGAGTTTGGAAGGCAAAACTTCAGCTTCAGGTGAATCCGGAGAATATTCGGGAGAATCCGGAGAATCTGACGAATCAGGTTCTTCCGATGAATCCGGAGAAAGTGGAGATTCGGGATATGCTGAAGACTCTGGAGAGACGGAGGAGAGTGGTGAAACTGAGTCGGGTGTTGTGAAGAGAAGTGAAATACCAAAAGAAACCAAAGGTAGGAATGACAATGCTGTCCATAATAAATCTCTCGCTTTGTGGGTTTCAGAAGAAATGTAGTACACAAACCAGTAACGAGAAGCATTatatttttctcatgatctCACCTCTGAAATGCTCGTTCAGTACGTAACTTTGTGTCATTAATTGTGTTTCTGAAGCTACGGGAGAAAAAAAGGTTAGAGACGAGAGCAGTGCGTCTGGTTACGAGAGCGGAGAATCTAGTGCATCGGGAGAGTCTGGAGACTGGGAGGAGAGTGGTGCATCTGGAGAATCTGGTTCATCCGGGGATTTTGAAGAGTCAGGAGAATCTGGTGATTTCGAGGAATCTGGTGAAAGCTCGGATGAGGAAATTAGCAAGAGGGATGAAATTCCAGAGAATAAAGGTGATTATTGTCATGGATCAATGCAATTGTTAATGGAAAATTGCCAACTTCATTGATTGACATTAACTGGACAAGACAGAGTGGTTAGTTTAGtgaacaaatttctagtttctaaagaaactgtggtactgcgtcggtgggggagtgaaacatgaaaatttggtactATCAaccgagttgataaaggtcgaattatcACTGTCAGAGCAACGACGAAGGTCAGCTTTCCACAATGgcaattcgacctttatcaccTCCTTTGATTCTGGACTAGTGAATCCAGCTTCTTAGATCATCATCATTCTATAAAATAAGCAGTTCCCCTTCGAAAACAACAAAGCGACTCGATGCTACCCTTATATAGAGTGTGGCTTAAAAGACAAGCAATATCTGGACAAGGAACAAACTCTCATGAGAACGAAGCAAAGTAAATAGCTTAATTTTGAGAGGACCACGCTTAGATAAAAGGTCATTAGCACCCACCCAAATTCATGCACAACATTGCACTCAATTGAGAGACTCGAATTAGAGTGCACAGCAACATGAAGCACCTGCTTTCAGACTTGAGTGTGTTCAAACGTGCTTACAGGCATTTTTACTTACttagaaataaacaaaagtaatGAATCCAGTGGATCAGGTGAAGCTGATGCTTCAGAAGAGTCAGGAGAGTCCGGAGATTTTGAGTCTGGTTCAACTGTCTCAGGTGAATCAGGTGATTTTGAAGATTCTAGTGCGTCAGGGGAATCCGAAGACTACGAGGATTCTCGGGAATCTGGTTATAGCGCCGATAGCTCTGTGTCCAAAAGGAGCCAGATCCCTTCCGAAAAGAGCAATGGTAAGTGCACTGGAATACGAATTGTTGTCAAGTATTGCCGGCAGACCTGCGGATTTAATGCTTCATCCCGAATACAAATATTAATTCTTTTTGCAGCGAAAGTTCAGTGCCTTAGGCAAAACGAATGGAGTGGGGCATCTCGTCGAGGGTACTTGACAGAAGAAACAACGAAACCAAACAAAATCCTTAGGCAACAATAAGCGAGAATTCCCTGAAAGGACTGTGTCGCCTGTTTTAGCAAGGTTAACACTACTCTCTGATCAAATGCTGGGAAATTCTTATCCTATCAGTCTTTTATCGCCGAAAGTAAATAACACCTCTTGcaagaaatgaataaatatCAACTGTTGATACTGTTAGCATGTTTCAAGAATGTTAATGCTGTCCTTTTCACAGATGCTCAAGAAATTTCAGAGAAAGCTGACGAGCAATCACAGGATACAAAGCAATCAGATGATGCCAAATACGATCAATCAAAGGAAACCCCAGATTTGAAGCAACCATTGGTTAAGGAGTCGGGCCAATCAGGAAACTATTCCAGTGAATCTGGAGAGAGTGGAGAATCTGATAATTCTAGGCACACGCAAATTCAAAGACCTGAAGAAATTGCGAgagacaacaacaaacaactgaaGGGTACgattttttaaacttgatCCACAATAATAAGGAACTCACTCAAATTCTGTTCAGCGACATTTGGCTTCTTGTTCAAGCAAAAaatagaaatcaaaacaacatttAACACTGGAAAGAGCTTTTCTAGGAGAATAAACGCTAATTCGCGTACCTTCAGAGCCATGTGCAACTATTTTTTGGATTtctcaatttaaaattcaaatttatgaATGCCTCAAAATAGATGCAACTGCTTCATACAGATGAGATTTGGTTCTAAATATTagattcttttattttcaggtgTCTCAGGACGTTCATCGGACATGGGTGAGTCATCAAataaaactgaagaaaaagctTTTAGTGAAGGGAGTGGATCCGCTGAATCTAGCGCATCTGGGGAATCGGATGATGATTCAAGCGAGTTAAGTGAAGGAGAATTATCAAAGAGGAGCCAAATACAACAAGAATCAAAACCCGAAggtaaaaaaatgcttaaagtATTCAATTCAAAGTAAAAGATAACACAGTTTAACATGTCTCAATCGTAAAAAGATGAACAATCCCTTGAAGGGAACTCGGGCCTACTAACAAGCAAACTGCAAACTACCACTAAATTACCGTGAAACCAATTTCAATAGAGACTTATGTCGCTTCAGAGATGAAAGAGTAACGATGGTAACTACGTTGGGCAAATGCCAACTTTCTGCAAATGACTGAGTTGCTTGATTAACTGAGGAGGGCCAATCATATAAAAACGAAATCTAttcggggaaaaaatattgcGAAGAAGAACAAAACGAATCGTGGGCAGTCTGCAAGCCCTCCCGCGCATGCTTCACTTTTATTTCATAGAAATGGCAAAATTGTGGCTGCCAAAATTTTACAATTTCTCTCTCTAATTGAAAGAATTTGAGAGGAGATAAGAAccaaacattttctttaagtGCAACAGAATTAATCATTGCGAAGCAGCTCAAGAGATCGGAGTAATGAAAGTCTGAAGATAGTGGCTACCATCCCAAGCGCGAAGTTAACTGCCCCACCACCAACAAGGCAACGGACTTATCACTTAAGGGTTCCTTTCATGTACTTACAGAAGACTTACAGAATACGGGAGATTCAAGCACAAGCATGAAAAGAGAATACTCTGGAAGTGGTGAATCTGACAAACAAAGTGATTCTGTGGGAGAGAGCGAAGAGTCTGAGGAAATCAGTGGATCTGGTGGAAGTGGTGAATCTGGAGAGAGCGGAGGGTCTGCGGAGAGTGGAGAATCCGGTGAGAGCGGAGAATCTGGGGAGAGTGGAGAATCCGGTGAGAGCGGAGAATCTGGGGAGAGTGGAGAATCTGGGGAGAGTGGAGAATCTGGGGAGAGTGGAGAATCTGGGGAGAGTGATGAATCAGGTGAAAGTGTAGAGTCTCGGGAAAGCGATGAATTAAGTGACTCCAGCGATGCAGCGATTTCCAAAAGAAACGAAATTCCTCAGGAGCAATACGGTGAGCAACGAAATGTTTTTGATTTAGATATTTACATAGAACTAAAGTTAGAAAATTCGATTTGCGATCTTAGTCTTTAAATATAGGACAAATACTTGACAAGTGCTTGAAGTCACTTAAAACGGTGTTGTACACGAGTGGATAGAATCAATACCGACAGAAAAAAGTGATGCAGCTGTCATTCTCTCAGTAATCATTATCTCGTCCACTGTTTAACTAatatttttatacatgttcTTTGCATTATAGAAGTAGCAGAATACCAAACAGATGATCCTTGGGAATCTAGTGAAAGTGAAGAAAGTGGCGAAAGTGGAGATTCCGAAGAGAGCGGAGAAAGCTGGGAGTCTGGCGAGAGCGGTGAAAGTGGGGAGTCTGGACAGAGTGGAGAAAGTGGTGAGTCTGGTCAGGGTGGAGAAAGTGGGGAGTCTGGACAGAGTGGAGAATCTCGTGATTCTGAGGCATCCGGGGAATCTGAACAAGGAGAAGTTGCGAAACGTAGTGAAATATCCAAGGATAAAAAAGGTATCAACATGCTACCATTTCTTCTTTGAGGATTGCTTTTATAACTTCCCTGTTGGTGACTGACCTTATGGTAATATACAAGATTCAATTGTTCAAATGGTGCACAGcattatccattggataactGAATCGGTTTTGGTAATAATTGTGATCTTTATTTTGAGTTGAGTTATATTAAGTTGCAATGCTGAGAAATTTCCAAGTTATctcatgtgagcgttagccctggGAAGAGAAATGGGTCCACACAAGggcagagaaaaactctgggATTCGAACCTACGACCTTTGGATTTTGATCAAAAACGACTCAGATCATGCTAATatcagtgctacacggccaacgtttaATACGTTCCCCTATATTATTTGGTAAAACTTATCCAACGGATAGTGATTTTCCACTGGATTGCTCTACTACCCAACCTTTCAACAAATGGGACCGGATCAACAGCAAATTTCTTATATTCACTACTTAAGCTGGAAATGACATGCTTCTTTAAGTGTAATATTATCTCACTATTGTCAACCTTGGGTTTAACAATGACGAATTAAACAGAAAATTCTAAAGTTGTATTGTTTTCAGAATCAAATGACTCTTCAGCATTGGGAGGGTTACCGGAGAGTTCAGTAGAGTCGGAACAAAGTGGGGGATCGGAATCGGGATCGGGATCAGGATCGGGAGAGTCCGAAGAGGCAGCGTACAAACGAAGTTCCATCCCGAGCGATGACGAAGATGAAAACTTAGAAGATGACGAATATGACAGTGTAGATTCAGCGCTGGAAAGTAAAGACAAAAGTTACGACACACCAGAAGATGACCAAGCGGGAAGCACAGACCAAAAAAGAAGCACAAGAGGCAAAGTTATCACAGACACCATGGATGACATTGCACAAGCAGCCTTGGGTAAAAAGATCGAGAAAAAATCGGACATTATTCACAGTTTACCAGAGAATTCAGAAGATTCCAGCGGTGAACAGGAATCGACAGTGGCCACAGGAGACGATATTAAACAAAGGAGAGGTACAACATTAAAAAACTTATTTACAGCGCTTGCTGATGGTCAGGCATCTTCTGGTGGATCCGGAGAAGGAAACACTGTAACGGAAAACCAAAAATCTGATGTTGCTCAGAATAGAAACCAAGTAAGTGTAAATTCATTCCCCTTTGCGGACAAAATTTACATACACTGTTTGAGACGGGAGAAACTTGTATGGCTTGGTCCTCCCACATTTCGATATAGTACTGAGACATCCCTTACGAGGTCGATGGTAATCGACTTTCAAATTCCGCCATGCAATCGAAAGAGGAAGTTCTATCTCCAACTCTCaatcttcatttcttttatcacAATCGAAAGCGGTGGAACGATTTTTTTAGAACAGGCTAACGCAATATTTTGGTTTAGAACttaacaaagcaaagaagagaGGCAGGCTCATCAGTCGAGGTACATTGCATTGTTCATGTTCATAACTGTCTTTCATAGGAGGCCGACAAAAAGCATGGAATTAAGAGCACCTTGGAAAATATCTGGAGTCAAGGTAAGGAAAAACGACAAATATTTCAtcacaattttaaaaaaatagtcCTTACTAACACTCTATTGTGGTAATTTCAAAGATGGTGCTACTGCTGACTTGGaaacagcaaattcaaaacagaatgaaaagaaagaacttgATGAGGTAAGCGGAATCAAGAAATTATGGTTATCTCGAAAATCTCTCAGATCATCGGGATTATCCTCTGTCTGGGAATCTTGAATGAGGAGTCGATCCTGGGAGGGGAGGGTCTGACAACCAATGTCGACTTAGCCGAATGTGGATAGCTTGGAACTGATCTGAAAGCGAGTCCTCCCTGCTCACTTTTTAATTTCACATCATTTTGTCAAGGTTGGGAGGgagaaatttctttattttgtttaatctAAAAGGATCTAGCGTTACCTCGCGCTCATCATCAAAACACTTTAACGTACTGACTCGCCCACATAACACGGCATGTAACTTCGTTTTCCTCTAACTCGGAAGCTCGCCGACACACTGAAGAAATCTCTTCCATCAAAGGCCTTAAAGCAGACCAGAGGTGAAGTCGATAAAGGTACGTTTGAGAATGTAGGCTGTAATGAtcatttttaatcattttttttttctttttgccttAGTTTTCCTCGTTTGAAAgcaaactttttttaattcatcaATACACAGTTGTGCATCCGAGACTAAACGTAATTTGAATCAGACGTCCGTAGACCACACTTGAGCAATGCTTAATTGGTTCCGCGGACCATCTTTTAGCAACTGTCTGACCGGGAGGTCTAGAGCACACCAACCGGCCAGATACCTGGTACATTATGGTCACTGAAGCGACGGCTTTCTTTCCGCGAACAAACCACTTGAATGACGAGGCGTTTGAAAAAAAGTGTAAGAGAAATGGACAGATTTGCACTTGCCATACCTTGGTTGTTTAAGTTTGAGCATAATCCAAAGCGTTAGTTGTTAATGAACACGCAAGGCACACCGAGTTCTGTAGACTAAATTCATGTGTAGAGTAGGATACGTCTATTTGACAAAGTCTCGGTTCACCGAGGGAGCACCACACTGGTGAGGTAATTGGGCTGAGGTTTACAGACAGCGTATAACAGTGGTCCtacaaaagtttcaaaaaataCCAATCTCAGGAGATGAGAAAGTAAACTATTGGGTAAGTGTTTCCCTCGCACAAGCTCAACATTAGCAAATGTAAGTGTCTTCTTCTTTCCAAAGATGTTGAGGCTCTGGAGGGTTATGCCGGCGCTCTGACCGAAGTGGGTGGACTAACCCCAGAACACCATCAAGCTATTGCCACCAAGCTGGCATTGGACCTCATGGAGGACCTGGACATCGATAAAAAGGACAAATCCGATCtgcttgaaaaagaaactgcTTTTATCAAAGATGCAGAGATTGCCTACATCAGAGGTAAGtatattgtttttcatgacCACATTAATTCTCCATGCAGAAGCACGCGAATATACATCTACACTATTCCATTTCCCT contains:
- the LOC141867995 gene encoding uncharacterized protein LOC141867995 isoform X2, which encodes MKYIVLLILCLAWLSCALPISRTREKREADDLEADKEVRTIISAIVDAILDGDKTRRSEIPDDDVKITTPSDKLSNLAPESNNLKPSIEYSDTNNQFFAKTRRSFIPSENNLDGGVTSETEDRETKEHSGEESNVASGNSDDSTKIFKNSAEPEGSGVPENSTKSDSPRIFKPEDDEPTEATETSQSTESSLSSEIAASGSGESSASYDKLEEKKTEPDDELSGQSSVKRSYIPTEVFEKERFSEDDDNDDDEEMDGSGSTSESGEGEDLAESGDSSQGESDENKPKSSTTKSHDSEGSASLEGKTSASGESGEYSGESGESDESGSSDESGESGDSGYAEDSGETEESGETESGVVKRSEIPKETKATGEKKVRDESSASGYESGESSASGESGDWEESGASGESGSSGDFEESGESGDFEESGESSDEEISKRDEIPENKEINKSNESSGSGEADASEESGESGDFESGSTVSGESGDFEDSSASGESEDYEDSRESGYSADSSVSKRSQIPSEKSNDAQEISEKADEQSQDTKQSDDAKYDQSKETPDLKQPLVKESGQSGNYSSESGESGESDNSRHTQIQRPEEIARDNNKQLKGVSGRSSDMGESSNKTEEKAFSEGSGSAESSASGESDDDSSELSEGELSKRSQIQQESKPEEDLQNTGDSSTSMKREYSGSGESDKQSDSVGESEESEEISGSGGSGESGESGGSAESGESGESGESGESGESGESGESGESGESGESGESGESGESGESDESGESVESRESDELSDSSDAAISKRNEIPQEQYEVAEYQTDDPWESSESEESGESGDSEESGESWESGESGESGESGQSGESGESGQGGESGESGQSGESRDSEASGESEQGEVAKRSEISKDKKESNDSSALGGLPESSVESEQSGGSESGSGSGSGESEEAAYKRSSIPSDDEDENLEDDEYDSVDSALESKDKSYDTPEDDQAGSTDQKRSTRGKVITDTMDDIAQAALGKKIEKKSDIIHSLPENSEDSSGEQESTVATGDDIKQRRGTTLKNLFTALADGQASSGGSGEGNTVTENQKSDVAQNRNQEADKKHGIKSTLENIWSQDGATADLETANSKQNEKKELDELADTLKKSLPSKALKQTRGEVDKDVEALEGYAGALTEVGGLTPEHHQAIATKLALDLMEDLDIDKKDKSDLLEKETAFIKDAEIAYIRERIADVKHELVKFAQDHPGDKERIRVEAIKRLEDIVEKLPLKKSVIEAQEHQIKNSLMLQQIVALTDKRELKERIRRALADYIAEDIA
- the LOC141867995 gene encoding uncharacterized protein LOC141867995 isoform X1, producing the protein MKYIVLLILCLAWLSCALPISRTREKREADDLEADKEVRTIISAIVDAILDGDKTRRSEIPEDDDVKITTPSDKLSNLAPESNNLKPSIEYSDTNNQFFAKTRRSFIPSENNLDGGVTSETEDRETKEHSGEESNVASGNSDDSTKIFKNSAEPEGSGVPENSTKSDSPRIFKPEDDEPTEATETSQSTESSLSSEIAASGSGESSASYDKLEEKKTEPDDELSGQSSVKRSYIPTEVFEKERFSEDDDNDDDEEMDGSGSTSESGEGEDLAESGDSSQGESDENKPKSSTTKSHDSEGSASLEGKTSASGESGEYSGESGESDESGSSDESGESGDSGYAEDSGETEESGETESGVVKRSEIPKETKATGEKKVRDESSASGYESGESSASGESGDWEESGASGESGSSGDFEESGESGDFEESGESSDEEISKRDEIPENKEINKSNESSGSGEADASEESGESGDFESGSTVSGESGDFEDSSASGESEDYEDSRESGYSADSSVSKRSQIPSEKSNDAQEISEKADEQSQDTKQSDDAKYDQSKETPDLKQPLVKESGQSGNYSSESGESGESDNSRHTQIQRPEEIARDNNKQLKGVSGRSSDMGESSNKTEEKAFSEGSGSAESSASGESDDDSSELSEGELSKRSQIQQESKPEEDLQNTGDSSTSMKREYSGSGESDKQSDSVGESEESEEISGSGGSGESGESGGSAESGESGESGESGESGESGESGESGESGESGESGESGESGESGESDESGESVESRESDELSDSSDAAISKRNEIPQEQYEVAEYQTDDPWESSESEESGESGDSEESGESWESGESGESGESGQSGESGESGQGGESGESGQSGESRDSEASGESEQGEVAKRSEISKDKKESNDSSALGGLPESSVESEQSGGSESGSGSGSGESEEAAYKRSSIPSDDEDENLEDDEYDSVDSALESKDKSYDTPEDDQAGSTDQKRSTRGKVITDTMDDIAQAALGKKIEKKSDIIHSLPENSEDSSGEQESTVATGDDIKQRRGTTLKNLFTALADGQASSGGSGEGNTVTENQKSDVAQNRNQEADKKHGIKSTLENIWSQDGATADLETANSKQNEKKELDELADTLKKSLPSKALKQTRGEVDKDVEALEGYAGALTEVGGLTPEHHQAIATKLALDLMEDLDIDKKDKSDLLEKETAFIKDAEIAYIRERIADVKHELVKFAQDHPGDKERIRVEAIKRLEDIVEKLPLKKSVIEAQEHQIKNSLMLQQIVALTDKRELKERIRRALADYIAEDIA